The following is a genomic window from Citrifermentans bemidjiense Bem.
TCCAAGGTCGAGGTAAGGGTGGTCTCCGGCCGCAACCACGACGTGATGACCGCCTGCGACGCCGCCGTTTGCGCCTCCGGGACCGTGGTGATGGAGATGGCGCTGGTCGGGACCCCGCACCTGATCATCTACAAGATGTCCACCTTCACCTACGAGGTCGGCAAAAGGGTGATCAACGTGCCGCACATAGGGATCAGCAACATCGTGGCCGAAAAAAGGATGGTGCGGGAACTGGTCCAGCACGAGGCGGAGCCCGTCGCCATCGCGGACGAAGTAGACGCGCTTTTGAACGACGCGGCGTATGCAACAGAGATGCGGGAAGGTTTCGCCGCGATGAGAGTCAAGTTAGGCAGCGGAGGCGCCCTAGGGAGGGTGGCCCGGCTGGCCATGGAGATGATGAGATGAGTGCAGTAAACGAGAAAGCAAAGGACGCTTTCCAAAGACTTCTGGCATACAGCCGCCCCTACTGGTGGCGCATCGCCGTGGCGGCGCTCGGATCACTGGGCGTCGGCGCCATGGACGGAGCGCTCGCCTACCTGGTAGAACCGGTGTTGAGAAAAATCTTCTCCGGGAAGGAGACCGGCATCTTCGTCCTGCTCCCCATCGGGATAATCGTGCTTTACGCGCTGCGCGGCGTTTGCCGTTACACCAACGACTTCTTCATCAGGAGCGCCGGGCAGCTCGCCGTGCAGGACGTCAGGAACGACCTGTACCAGAAGAACATGGGGCTCAGCCTCGGGTACTTCTTCCACAACGAGACCGGGATCCTTATGTCGCGCGTGATCAGCGATGTCGCCATCATGCAGGAAGGGGTGGCGAGCGTCATCACCGGCCTGTTCCGCGACGGCATTTCCGCGGTCTCGCTTCTTTGCGTCATCTTCTACCGCGACTGGAAGCTTGCGCTGATCTCTTTCGTGGTCATCCCGCTCACCGTGATCCCGGCGCAGAAGATCGGCAAGAGGATCAAGGGGCTGGCCAGGCATGGGCAGGAGAAGATGGGGGACCTGGCCAGCATCCTTCAGGAGACCTATTCGGGGATCAAGGTGGTGAAGGCGTTCGGACTGGAGACGCGCGAGGTGGAGCGTTTCCGGCGCAGCAACGAGGAGTTCTACTACTTCATCAGGAAGAACATAAAGTACGAGGGGCTGTCGGCCCCCATCATGGAGTTCATCATCTCCTTCGGCGTGGCGGCCGTGATCTGGGTCGGCGGCAGCAGCGTCATGCAGGGCACCCGCAGCGCCTCCGAATTCTTCTCCTTCATCACCGCCATGGTATTGGTGTTCACCCCTGTTAAGCGGCTGATCGCCTCCTACAACAACCTTCAGCGCTCGGTCGGCGCAGCTGAGCGTGTGTTCGAGGTGATGGACGAGGAGCCGGAGATCGTGGATCTTCCCGGCTCCGGAGACCTGGGGAGGGCCAAGGGGGAAGTGGAGTTCCGCGACGTCCACTTCAAGTACGACGACGAGTATGTACTGCAGGGGGTGAACCTCATGGCCAGAAGGGGAGAGGTCATCGCCCTGGTCGGTCCTTCCGGCGGCGGCAAGACTACGCTCGTCTCGCTCATCACCAGGTTCTACGATCCGACCAGCGGGTCGGTCCTCCTGGACGGGGTCGATATC
Proteins encoded in this region:
- the msbA gene encoding lipid A export permease/ATP-binding protein MsbA; translation: MSAVNEKAKDAFQRLLAYSRPYWWRIAVAALGSLGVGAMDGALAYLVEPVLRKIFSGKETGIFVLLPIGIIVLYALRGVCRYTNDFFIRSAGQLAVQDVRNDLYQKNMGLSLGYFFHNETGILMSRVISDVAIMQEGVASVITGLFRDGISAVSLLCVIFYRDWKLALISFVVIPLTVIPAQKIGKRIKGLARHGQEKMGDLASILQETYSGIKVVKAFGLETREVERFRRSNEEFYYFIRKNIKYEGLSAPIMEFIISFGVAAVIWVGGSSVMQGTRSASEFFSFITAMVLVFTPVKRLIASYNNLQRSVGAAERVFEVMDEEPEIVDLPGSGDLGRAKGEVEFRDVHFKYDDEYVLQGVNLMARRGEVIALVGPSGGGKTTLVSLITRFYDPTSGSVLLDGVDIRQRTVKSLLEQIALVDQETILFNDTIANNIRYGKIDATDAEVEAAARAAFAHEFILELPEGYETNIGDRGVRLSGGQRQRLCIARAILKNAPILILDEATSALDTESEQMVQQALNNLMHNRTTFVIAHRLSTITHADRIVVLEKGTVAEMGSHQALLENDGLYSRLHGMQFKA